atataattatgaatttgtatataattacatgactagttctatgatttttcaagtacaaaataaaagatttcatataacgcattatactgtacataacatgcaaTCGCAAGTTGATTTGtcgacggcagccaccgcgtggatgtgaaaaaactgttcgggaagtcggGGTCGCAACGCTAATTACAGCATTaggattcttagatagatactgattcttattaatataataattattttaacgcgtggcgtagtcgtacAGTCGACTCCGCGAAAGTCAAATTTTTAGGAAagtcccaattctttcctatacattactgtgtaatttttatttctaagtcgaaattcgtctaagtcgacgtctttttgctgtccgaatacacacattctttagtgatttatatcgtataaATCGAAGTCACAAATTACGCGGCAACAACGCGCTAAAAAAGCCGATGAAACGTACGTAATTCGATAAACAAACAGAGGGGataatgtgggaccatatcggttctctcaagcaggttGTATAGTATAGGTGGCGTCCTACAACTCGCGCTAGTGTATAGTGTACAAGTTGTTTCACAGTTGAGAACTTGAGTGGCGTTTTGTGGGTACCTATTTTGTGCTAGacagatggcaataaacaatggataccgatttcgaataagaaccgaaatgtatttattatacgtttttgtattgtttcaagaaaatacagtttatcattgccgataaagaggcttagcatttattagctagctagctaagcaaactcaattcaagaaggCTCATCAGGGCTCGATTTTTGAAATTTTACTAGCTAGACCACTGGGCTTGTTCAATGTGAGTTTCACTAGCCCACTGGATGTTTCACTAGTCCGCTTATTGACTAAATCTTACTGGGTATATACCGCACACCTGAATCAAAACTAACTAAACTACTGTAAGTTCTAGTTagtttatacagtaggcctatgctgtagtttaaaggtcaataaccatactatcggctaTTCAGGAATCCGGctattcttgtacaaaatgtgccattagactggatagaaacacacatgttttaaacaatttaaaacgaaaaaaaaattcataagaccacaattttcaaagttatattattattatatttgactaatagttcaaaggtcaatagttgtagaatcggccattttttgtaaaaacatttcattataataaatatgaatgtatagtttctgaacaatttgagccctatttcgtgtctctccgattattggttactgagatacgataaatcaaggtcaaatgGCAAAATgccagaaataagacttgcatccattttttgagaaaatgtgtcattaaagtgaatataaaaacatatatttaaaacattttgacaccaaaattaattatctgtgacaagtggttctcgagatatagggtaattataaaaaaggcttagatggccgaatttcgcttgggatccgccatattcgtaatcagcaaggtcgaaatatcctaaatcaagtggatcccagcttctacccaaaaatgcttcttgattcgttttctaggctGTTTTTTCAGAAATctactctaggctaggcctaggcctataataaataacatagggctaggcctaggcctagaaattaaaaacaaaaattaagtaCCTGTATTTCACaaagtaatacaaaaaaaatattaatgacaAGTTACTAAGTATCATTTGAATATTACatcttaaaaatgtaattaaggaAAGGGTATTTGGCTGTGTTTACATGCGGCGGTCACACACGCGATGCTTGCTAGAAGAGCTAGACCAGCTGCTGGGATGGTGAGACTAGAGGACATGTTTTGTCACTAAATTTGGGTAACCAAATTGGTTGATTTTTTTcggagaaaaaaattaattaaaattccaaAGACAGAAGTGAAGCATCTTCctctaattaataaaaataggcctacttctattaaatttttttttcattaactatattttatacattaaaattgatttgtTCAATAAAAGCAACCATTTGGTTGGTACTTGTTCTGGCTTAAAAGACTAGTTGAGGCATTTATCTGACACCGCACTGGATACACTGTGAGGTGGAATGGAAGTAAATTGGCACTTGAAAGCAAAGATCGTATAGCGCCACGTAGTGGCGCTCTTCGTGGCGCTATAGTATCTTTGCTTGAAAGCAGACAGGGGAATCCCCTTATTGGTGACTTGACACGCTGATTTAAGGAGCGTGATTAGTTGCTCTCCTTCGTTAACGTTAACGAGGAACGTGATTGCGAAGGCGCTCTATAAAAATGATGGACTACAAACAATTAGGCCAGTGGCTAGAGTATTttaataatgcattttaaaagTCTAGGCCTAAATATTCTCTAGCCTAATTATTTACACACTAGACACCCGGGCTTGTTGGGTGGAAGATTGACTAACCCAGAGCAGTTTTAACTAGACATTGTACGCCGGACTAGTGAAATATCGAGCCCTGCTCATCGCGTGGGCCGCGACAGGGCAGGgtccactaggcctagccatagcGCGGCTAGTGAGtgaacctaggcctagcatttttttgGCAAATCTGTAAGTCGAAGTTCGCGTAACTCGAATATTTATACCGGTCCCATTCGATtagacttaggcggagtcgactgtatttatatgcctagtgtgttatcattattgacataatttcatttaacaactaaaagtcgtagttagttatgtctcgggtcacattctatggtcaccgtacagataggctactacatcagtacttctatgaatggatgactagttggtgacaagaacgctagttggtcatacccagtaccgttttgatttttaCGATctttcgggaaaccacctcacgatgTTATTCTTCAAGTTAACGAACcgtgtacagtatcaacagtaacattcaTGGTTCTTTTCTAAATCTACTCTATGCCTAATATAAATTTGAGTCTTTGTGGGCATTCCAGTTAGGAACTAGGCcctatttaataaaatttgCAATGTTACctctaggcctacaataaaataTAGTTTTCTTGTTTGATTGATAATGACTTTGTTATTTTGCTATCAATAAACAGCATGGTGACTCAAGTTGTACCGTATTTGATTTTGAAAGACTAAGGATACATCGCACGAATAAAGCCTGGTCCAAGTATAGTTAGCAGATATGGTTCCTGACAATATTTTGGCTTAAAAATCACAATGTTTAAACCAAAaaagttttttaatttaatatttgagATTAATTTTAAATCCTTTGTGGATAAGCTGttgaaagaaaagaaattataaTGATTTGTTAACGTTTTTCATCAACAGAAAGGTGTATGTTGGTAACCTAAGCTTTGAAACTACGGAAGGTCAGTTGGGTTTGTGTTTGCGGGTGCCTGAGGCCCTTGTCTGAAAGCCATCCGTACGAGAACATGAGAAAGAACGTTTCTTATTCCGATAAACTGTAATACGTCTACTCAAAATATTAGTCTGTATTTGCTCAGTTATACAAAAGTTCAGTTTGgtttttaatgaatatattaAAGCATTCGTTTAGATCTCTATGCTTACAATAAAGGGCAGTAGAATTGTTTCTGACCTGATAATGGATTACGATTTCAACTTTCTCATATTAAGACTAAAATCTAAAGTTCTCTTTGTTACGAATTGGTTGATGATAGAAATGGTTCCTTTTGTACCCGATTTacacatatttttaattgttcacACCTAATGATTAATTTTCTTTGTTTGTATCTGTTCGAAATCAAATTGAGGATTCTTAAAATTAAGACAATTACATTTTGCTTATACATTACTGTAATAGTGTAGAGCATGTGACGCATCATGAACCCTTAATTCTGGTCCTCAATTTTACGATTTCTCAATTTCACatataataattgaaatttGAACATACATACTGTTACATATTTTGCAATAAGTTAGCACAGTTCaaacaaatatttgtaaaatagtTCAGTAGAAAAAAGTTTTGTGCGCTACTTCCTTTTGTTCTGTGTATAAAATtactaatactataatatttgtGTAAACCTTGTCACTGTattagggactttacgaaacatgacggtgctcatgaataatttatgaatGAGCTCTATcaaagtgggcggagcttaTCGTGAAATTTTGCCGTCTTAACTTTTTGAGGATGATAAAGTTGCCATTTTCCCGTTTAAGGAGAACgaatagttcaaattacacttaaAAGTGGAAATTTCAAAACTCTAAAAATTATTTGAACTTCTTGTTTAAcgatataacatttttattgggttAAAATGGCTGTGTTAAAAGCAATACATTCTGCGTGGCGTTTGAATGCGAGGCTCCTGCTAGGAAGGCCTATGCTGTTCTACCAGAGCCAAGCGATTCAAAAGGCCCCATGCCGCGAGACAGGAGAGGGAGAGAGATACTGCATCGGTCAACTTTGCACAAGGGTGCGTAACTAATAAAACGGCTATGTTGACTGATCAGTGATATATGATTTTACGCTCTAGTGGACAGGATATTCGTCGTCCTCTAaccgtcgtgtttcgtaaagtccctattgACTACACTGTGAAAGGGTTGCATAAGAAACTTGTATTATTTTCCATGCAAGGTAGTGTACTAAATACACATtgttaatttttgaaaaaatccttaATTGTTACAAATTTCGTTGACAATTTTTTTGCTGTCCTATCTAGTACAACTCTGCATTGTCTTTAATTCTTTAAAATCGAAATGGTAATGATGATAAATGGTTTATGTTGACATACTGTAGTACTACTCTGAGCTTGTAGAATCGCCTGACATCCCATGCACATTTACTGTATACGTCGATAGGCAACCtctttaaattaaacatttattgtaCACTTCAAAAGTTTTGGTCTGAGGAGCTAAATATGACTGTATGCAATACATCTGCAATTACAAACAGAGTGGTTTCATTTGTAGAAATTGTTTTCACTGAACACACCGAAAATTTAAGAAAGCCATGTTTACTGGTAAAGTTGTTAAATGTTTGAAAAGTTTAATTCTATTTTGGAAGAagtccatattattattaacaatacaaATGAATAATTGAAAAAAGAGGTTCGACTAAAAACAAGGTTCGAAAAGTAAAGAGATGATAATGAATGTAGTAGTTGGGTCCTCAAGTATTTATACTGTCTGTAccataatataatttttgttttaacctttttttaatgttaatacagtatgtactaTATTTCATGAAAATTTGACGACTTAATGCAGAGTTGACTATACTGAACATAGTTGTGGATCTTTATGGCATGACGTATGTTGCCTAATAACAGCACAGTGCAATTAGAATTGTACTACTTGGTTTAATTAAGTTGCGTTTGATCATGCATTTGAAGCATTAGCTCTTTTTTGTAAGTAACTGTACGTTGTTTACATACTTTggttcattaaaaaaaaaatgaacatttggtaaAAGCAGCAGTCATTTTCTTATGATGCTTGACACTTTTGTGCTTGCATTACTGCGTAAAAATCTTAGGAATACTCGCTTGTTTTACAATTATGTTTTATGAATCctaatatatacattattaaaactacGTTCTTAAATCTATCAACCAAATATTTTCTTACAGACGATTTGCAATCTTCTTTCAAAGCCTTTGGGGAGGTCACCGAAGTAACTATTATCCGAGATCGCGAAACTAACAGCAGTCGTGGTTTTGGTTTTGTAACATTTGACAATCCAGATGCCGCAAAGAAGTCGATTGACAGCGCAGATGTTGAGCTTGGTGGTAGGGTGGTAAGAATTTCTACTCTATGTTCTGTAGATAAATTATCTTTgtcaaatgtaaaaaaacaatcTAAATGtcaataaatcctttaaattgtcAAACTGCACACACATCTTAAGTTAAGTCAAGTTAATTGTagatacatgttttttttttacagttgaGAATCCAACCAGCAACGTCTCGTAGTGGCGGTGGTCGAGGAGGTaggattaaaaatgtttaaatcttGGCATGACTGAAAatgcattattaatatttaattgagATTAATTCTCTGACGAAAGCATGCAAAATATGCCATTTCCTGAATATACTATTTATAGTTTACTATTCTTTTCAACTTTATTCAGAATTGTATTTTTTGGCCCTGCTCTGGGTCCACTTTGAGTCCAAGGCCCCTTGGTTTGGCTAGTGAGCCCTCGTAGCCATTGCACCACTGGATATGTAGTTTATGATACGATTTTAGAAAAAAACTTTGCTTATATTTATTTCTCCATGCTTTATACAGTTCTTTATGTTTTTCCTTGCAGGTTATAGAGGAGGCGGCGGCGGCGGATATGGAGGCGGCGGAGGAGGATATGGAGGCGGCGGTGGAGGATATAGATCTAACGACAGAGGCTACAGTGGTGGTGGCGGCGGTTATGGAAATAGCCGGAGTAATTATGGAGGTGGTGGAGGAGGAAGATACAGCGGTGGCGGAGGAGGAGGATACAGCGGTGGCGGTGGAGGATACAGCGGTGGCGACTATGGGCAACAGCAGTGGTAAATTTATAGACCAAACTATGTTAGCAGTATCATGGACGAGTCTTTGTAAAAAGTTCTTGGGAGGGAGTCTGgggcatttaaaaaaagactaGAAATCTTTCCATTGTATgtgtttatatttgtagtacTGGCCAGGTTTTCTTTGTCCTAAAAATAAGCATTAGTAATTATAGTACATTATATATGGTTTTCCatgaaaaaaataactttacatGTCTAATGAACGTGTTCATTAtctagttttaaataaattaattttgatacCCATTTTTACTTCACGACTGTATTTTAAAGCTTTGATAAATTACGGAATGGAATTTTCAGCTGTGTATTGTATAAATAGTATGCAACTAAAATAATGATGCATTTTTTTGGTTAAACATTCACATATGTATATACGGTTTACTTTGTTCTGCTGGGTTTGAATGTACTTGACTATTGATGGCAGTCTTCCACTGTGTCCGATCCCAtatcaaatattatttcttGTAGCTCTCGTATTCCATTAGTTTCCTTAACATGCTgtgttttcaaataaattttgttaaatgtatGCCTTTTTGTGTAGATTCTCTTTTGTTTGTGAAGTACTGTAGTAATAATTGTATCGTAATACATTCATATTTGCAATTCATAAAAAGTCATCCGAGAGGAGGTACGATAAATTCAAAGTAGATATATTTTTTCACAAATTTGCATATAATTACCgattttaaagtgcacacattttccagtttaataataataaataacatttataaagcgcaagagacaaaggtttcaaagcgctgtgttttccaagatcagtgcaagtagtagcgtgcgattatgcttctctgaagagatgagttttgagtttagttttaaatgtgataacagATTAATAATGTGTTCTTTTGCAAATAAGTTAATAAATATCACAGAAAGAACGGAAATCAACATTTTTACGCAATTTCTGAGCTTATTTAGTAGCACGGTACAGTATTTGAACaatatacatttaatttgtCGAATTTATTCTGAATTTAAGAAGGCCGACTTAGAAAACTGAAGACCGCCCTCTTTAATAATCAATTAGAGGAGGATCGTGATCCGCCGATGTGATGGTCTACCTATACAGTAATCTCTTCTTCCTCGGTCACATTTGCCtcattttaatactgtataatgtcaCGCTAGGCTGAACAACACTCTCATGAATAATAAACGTTGATTACGTCGTACTATACTGGGATTTTACCTcttgaatattcataaatttCACTTGCACTACAGTATTGGGCCGTAATTGTAATTGGATGGAAAAGATAAAACAAGATATTATTTAATGTATCAAATTGAAATATTATGTAatgattattatgaataaactggatttttcatttttcaatttaagTGCTTTCTTGAGAACAATTACCAAATTAAGTGACATGAACACATATTCATCAATTTGATTTTGGGCTGCTGACAACGGTACCTAGCACTATTATTAAATAGGGTGTGAGTGTGAGATATTTATTCATCAAATTGAACTTTCAGTCAGATTAGGCCTATACCTAATACACCTGTATTTCTTATGTATTTCttcaatacaattttattacaaGTCTAAAAGATTTGTCcgataaaaaacacatttttttaaataaacaattactgAAATCAAACACATGTCATGTTTTCTAGGTAGGCTATATAACTatggccctgttcagacccatggcgttagaccgttttagcgtacgacgctaaaagaatgtgtgtctgaacagttggggattagcgtacaacgcgtcgtacaacggttgtagcgttgtagtggaaaacggttgatagtaccgttttagcgtacgacgctactgtaagtcaacgttgtatccaatcagaacgtttcctgttatgacgcgaaacaaggtttgacctaggctgacatcttgtatcgtcaatgtgtgagatggatttcaataacaaaaaggccagaataaataaggcctaactacactacaaatacaactgttacaaaggctacaaactattatcaactgattaccattatattattttctaacaaatgacataaatacatgcaccttgtatttaaacatagggactacgatcccatccgcttttaggcctagagccattcacgcatttcattcaagctaaaaactagcgtgggacatcaagtcactcattcatcaaggcagactagactggacaagtttaatgctgaaaaccccctaactactaaaaaaatcagtaaacaaacaaggggagctgtgtcccttttattagcaagttaagggttattttcaaccgactggaccaaagaatatatatcttgactggactggatagactaatcacaatcattgttttcttcatcattacgaggcctgctttattttcgtaacacaagagcctggggaaaatgttttttactacaaaataaaaacaatagaaacagaaatttggctttactatatttttcttaaataaatgctgaggtatgttttatttacggcaaattttgtcataattgtagggctgagatctaggcctatatacagtggaaataatgatgaaaacacgtgggtaagagcacatgaatatgcaactagaaacaacctggatgacgtacttccgttgtaacgataatcgtacgctatgggtggtctgaacacctcgtttttttctctgcggtttgtaacgtgaccttgatagtaacgttgtacgctaaaacggtctaacgccatgggtctgaacagggcctataACTAAATAAAGAGAAATGGTACCCTTTACGGTGCCTTAATTATGACCTCATCACATACATTTGGGATGAGTTAGTTTATGGAATTTAAATGACATCATGGCCCCTTTAAAATTGTTGTAGATGACAGAAACTTGAGTCACATTCctaatcatttatattattattaagtgtcTTTAACATAGACATGGATACTTTATCACAACTTTATACAATAGTTACTATGTTCCTACAGTTCACCGGTCAAActaatacaatacatacaaatcTACAGTATCTTTTAAGATAATTGGTTCACACATACATACACATAGACAAAACCATACTAAAATTTTCACTAGAAgtggtaatttaaaaattattcgCCGCCTTTGAACCAATGAGGGCCAATATGAAATCTGAAAAATCCCAAATTTTTAACAAAACTGCATTTTAAATCCACCCTGGAGGATATTTTTGCTTTTAAAATTCCAGTTGTATAGTATGACGTAATCAACTGTTTATTATTCATGAGAGTGTTGTTCAGCCTTGCGTGACATATATTAAAATGAGGCAAATGTGACCGAGGAAGAAGAGATTACCTTACTACACACGTGTAAGACTATGAGCATGCTGTCCGCTTATAACGTAACGATAGTGATACTACCAACCAGGCTATGCCAATATAGTACATACTTCTACTAGGCCCAGCTTAGTAgtatactactactagtaggcGGGAGTAGGCTACTATACTACTAAACTAGGCCCATGTAATACTAGACACAGCTAACTACAGATGAGATACTAGCTTTTAGGCCCTGTAGGGGCTATATGGGCTTACTCATCATAGTCTAGGGCCTGGCCTGAGTACTAAAGTACAGTACTAGTAGTTAACCCGTTAGTAGCCACCTATCTACAGTGCTAATGCATGCTGTTTCGCACACCTTATATTTCCATTCCAAGTGTTGAACTAACTTTATTTTTGTGGATAGCAGCGCACCTCAAAACTACTTATTTTATAAGGAGAATCacatattttaaagaaacataCTACagaagtattaatattataattgttttttggGCCAGGCATTGTACTAAACTTTACTTGCCCATGTAATTGCCCATTTTGCTGATCGAGTTTTTCACCATAGATAGTGAATTTGGACAAACTGTAGCAAAGCCTCCTTAACTTCTcccttatttttttttccagaaattGTGGACGGGATTGTGGATGCTATTTctaaatttttaaaaaccaatttcaaaGATGAACCTCAGAGTTAAACagtatttgtttaaattacaatatGTGCAGTTTACACAAACTataaaaaacagtttttttGCAAGGTGTCACCGCCATTGTATGAAATCCAGTtctaaattttacaatttttcaaGAATGACATTTTCTGAAAGATGTCTTCCTCCACTGTTTTTTTCTGGTTTTGTTTTCTGCCATCAAAATTCATTTCCTGTGACAATTGAAAAATCATATACATTTAATTCTCCAAGAAGTTTCTACATGCAGTCACCAAAGTATGTCACATTGACCCACGAATTAGTTCCTCAGCTAAAAGCACCATTCATGATTTCTGAACATTCGCCCTCAGAATCTAAAATGGATGCAACCAGTTCTGTTCACATTCCTTGGTCTGACTCTGTAAAATTCAACGTAACAGAATTGGTTTCACTTCATACTTCACTTGTACAAGATGTGTATAACCGCAATTgtgatttttttataaaaggCATTAACAGTATTGGAACATTAGATAACGACATTTTGAAGGATTGTTTTAGATTGTTTGCCAAATTGAAAAATGTTGACCAACgtgtaataaaaacatttgaacAAAAATGTTGTGACCAGATGGATTTGTGGTCTGTGGAGACTGTTCTTCTTGTGTGTGATGCATTCCATTTGGTGAACTATCACGCTTCATTGTTTAACATGAGAATGTATGACTATATGGAGAAACGTATTCAGTCGCTAAGTAAACACAATATAATACAACTGACTTTTCTCATTGGTGAAAATCGCAAAGTTCCATTCttgctttttaaaaaactaCAGAAACGAATGCTAGATTTCAAAGATCTTTTTACTGTATGTGAAATAGGCGTTATTTGTAATGGTTTATTTAAATCACAAACTCGTATCACAGCGAAAAGACTTTTaactaattttgaaaaatgCATAAAACTTGAAGACCTTCGTGCTGTTGACAGTCACAGTATTGTTGGGATCTGCAAGATGTATAGATATTCCTATTTTGGTTCAGAGTCACTGTTCAGCAAAATTGCTTGCGAAATAGTCAATAGAATCCCTTCACTGCATATAGAGGCAATAACTCATATAGCTTTGACCTATTCTACTTTACACATGTTTCATGCTCCACTAATGAATGCCATTGCAGAATGTTATGTTTGGAAGATAAAACATAGTCGCTGTAAAGAtgtaaccaaatgtctctggtCAATGAACACCTTGGCTCATGTTCCTCCAAACGCTAACAAGTTTTACAACGTTGCTGTCTCTGAGATACGAACACGTTTAGTTGAGTATAAAAGATTTCCCAATCAACTAACGGCAGCTTTACTAGCTCTAGCTTATGTAGACATTTATCCATTGGAtcttattcattatatattcaGCAGTGAAGTTTTGGATTCCATAAGAAGTGAGTTTATAActggtatatactgtacattattacttgtttatgtTTTTAGAAATTCAAACCAAAATAAACTAAGCAGGTTGATTAAAAAAGGAGTTTCAATTTAATTCCAACCCATTCTTTGGTGACCCCTTTTCCCCATGGTAATTTGGTGACTCGCCCCATCCTAAATATTGGATAATGGttataacatatttatattgtgCTCTATATGAAATTGTCTCCTTTAAGCATCCCTTCATGTTGAATGC
This genomic stretch from Antedon mediterranea chromosome 11, ecAntMedi1.1, whole genome shotgun sequence harbors:
- the LOC140062908 gene encoding putative RNA-binding protein RbpE, whose protein sequence is MGEPETGKVYVGNLSFETTEDDLQSSFKAFGEVTEVTIIRDRETNSSRGFGFVTFDNPDAAKKSIDSADVELGGRVLRIQPATSRSGGGRGGYRGGGGGGYGGGGGGYGGGGGGYRSNDRGYSGGGGGYGNSRSNYGGGGGGRYSGGGGGGYSGGGGGYSGGDYGQQQW
- the LOC140062622 gene encoding FAST kinase domain-containing protein 5, mitochondrial-like, translated to MNLRVKQYLFKLQYVQFTQTIKNSFFARCHRHCMKSSSKFYNFSRMTFSERCLPPLFFSGFVFCHQNSFPVTIEKSYTFNSPRSFYMQSPKYVTLTHELVPQLKAPFMISEHSPSESKMDATSSVHIPWSDSVKFNVTELVSLHTSLVQDVYNRNCDFFIKGINSIGTLDNDILKDCFRLFAKLKNVDQRVIKTFEQKCCDQMDLWSVETVLLVCDAFHLVNYHASLFNMRMYDYMEKRIQSLSKHNIIQLTFLIGENRKVPFLLFKKLQKRMLDFKDLFTVCEIGVICNGLFKSQTRITAKRLLTNFEKCIKLEDLRAVDSHSIVGICKMYRYSYFGSESLFSKIACEIVNRIPSLHIEAITHIALTYSTLHMFHAPLMNAIAECYVWKIKHSRCKDVTKCLWSMNTLAHVPPNANKFYNVAVSEIRTRLVEYKRFPNQLTAALLALAYVDIYPLDLIHYIFSSEVLDSIRKYKQISGIDLRPDLHLLNSALSIDRPLFRENKLLKDFLKEAKLPDDVHANLGQEINKRQFLKPVISSISQILEDSNVINPRFILPYMKTIGIELRLSHQSNELIPVTEWENLNANVRTISPASAMVQKIIEQTSIPPENELKLNETGITRIAVMLWSRNHYRFGAKENVESRCLLGLHAMKRRHLMLLGYKIIDLPFFELEHIVGKEQDLNQYLRSKLEILYTK